One window of Ziziphus jujuba cultivar Dongzao chromosome 5, ASM3175591v1 genomic DNA carries:
- the LOC107422669 gene encoding aminotransferase ALD1, chloroplastic produces MLYSQLSLCIFRASVVSPQPNTNWSRSKSNNGRRVGHCTKVSRSVNMENLQSEYLFPEIFMREYEHSQKNPHANLIRLGVGDTTQPIPDIVTKAMAQHAQNLSTVEGYKGYGAEQGNTELRMAIAETLYGNMDVKSHEIFVSDGAQCDISRLQMLLGSNMTVAVQDPSFPAFIDSSVILGRAGKFHEETGKYGNIVYMNCNPENDFFPDLQTTSRADIIFFCSPNNPTGYAASWHQVKQLVEFAKSNGSIIIYDSSYSAYISDYSPRSIYEIPGAKEVAIEISSFSKFAGFTGVRLGWTVLPEELLYSNGFPVIKDYNRIVCTCFNGASNIAQAGGLACLSSQGYQAITNVVDYYKENAKIIYETLGSLGLKVYGGKNAPYIWVHFPGRSSWDVFNEILERTHVVTIPGSGFGPVGEGYIRVSAFGSRECILEATRRLKTMFS; encoded by the exons atgctTTACTCTCAGCTATCTTTGTGCATTTTCAGAGCTTCTGTAGTTTCACCGCAACCTAATACCAATTGGTCAAG GTCAAAGTCGAACAATGGGAGGAGAGTTG GTCACTGCACGAAAGTTTCTCGCAGTGTGAATATGGAGAACCTGCAAAGTGAATATTTATTTCCGGAG ATATTCATGCGTGAGTACGAGCATAGTCAGAAAAATCCACATGCAAACTTAATAAGACTTGGCGTTGGTGATACTACGCAGCCCATACCAGACATCGTAACAAAAGCCATGGCTCAG CATGCACAGAATCTATCAACAGTTGAAGGTTACAAAGGGTATGGAGCTGAGCAAGGGAACACT GAATTAAGAATGGCAATTGCAGAAACATTATACGGAAACATGGATGTCAAATCCCATGAGATTTTTGTATCAGATGGCGCACAGTGTGACATTTCTCGCCTACAG ATGCTTCTGGGATCAAATATGACGGTGGCGGTGCAAGATCCTTCATTTCCG GCATTTATAGATTCCAGTGTTATTCTTGGACGAGCTGGAAAGTTTCATGAAGAAACTGGAAAGTATGGGAATATTGTATACATGAATTGCAATCCTGAAAATGACTTTTTTCCCGATTTACAAACTACTTCAAGagcagatattatatttttctgctCCCCAAACAACCCAACTGGATATGCAGCATCTTGGCACCAGGTAAAGCAGCTGGTCGAGTTTGCAAAATCAAACGGTTCCATCATAATCTACGATTCCTCCTACTCTGCTTACATTTCGGATTATAGCCCAAGATCGATCTATGAAATCCCTGGTGCTAAGGAG GTTGCAATAGAgatttcttccttctccaaatTTGCTGGGTTTACAGGGGTCAGACTTGGTTGGACAGTGCTTCCAGAAGAGTTATTATACTCGAATGGATTTCCTGTTATTAAAGATTACAATCGAATTGTGTGCACTTGCTTCAATGGTGCATCAAATATTGCTCAGGCTGGAGGGCTAGCATGCCTTTCTTCACAAGGTTATCAG GCAATTACCAATGTGGTTGACTACTATAAGGAGAATGCCAAAATCATATATGAGACATTGGGATCACTTGGATTAAAAGTGTATGGTGGCAAAAATGCACCTTATATTTGGGTGCATTTTCCGGGTAGGAGTTCTTGGGATGTATTCAATGAAATTCTTGAAAGAACACATGTCGTAACCATTCCCGGCAGCGGATTTGGCCCCGTCGGAGAAGGGTACATCAGAGTGAGCGCTTTTGGTAGTAGAGAATGCATTCTGGAAGCTACAAGGAGACTCAAAACTATGTTCTCCTGA
- the LOC107422678 gene encoding tRNA (carboxymethyluridine(34)-5-O)-methyltransferase isoform X1, which yields MLITYNNLRASYLCRKASCLPFVKILNICCSEIFSTMKEIKVKGVSSMSTLVSDEQSRIPQPESVDDGYPSLDVQFTPEIEKKYVHRVYDAIAPHFSSTRFSKWPKVASFLSSLPSGSLVLDAGCGNGKYLGLNSDCFFIGCDISSPLIKICADKGHEVSVADAVNLPYRTGFGDAAISIAVLHHLSTENRRKKAIEELIRTVKKGGLVLITVWAVEQEDRSLLSKWTPLTQKHVEEWIGPGSPRVRSSPSSPRLESIPEAEENSLGEHVKDSKESSTKRLPETTSGYASVASCDVENVNNQQEYFVPWHLPYHRAEISGASACALANGLARKDDKKGAVVYNRYYHVFSEGELESLVSGMDNAVIVDRFFDKSNWCIILEKTL from the exons ATGCTGATAACTTACAATAATCTAAGAGCAAGTTATCTGTGTAGAAAGGCCTCTTGTCTACCctttgtcaaaattttgaacATCTGTTGTTCAGAAATCTTCAGCACCATGAAAGAAATCAAAGTAAAAGGTGTTTCTAGTATGTCTACACTTGTATCTGATGAACAATCTCGAATCCCTCAACCCGAATCCGTTGATGATGGTTATCCATCTCTTGATGTACAATTTACTCCTGAAATAGAGAAGAAGTATGTCCATCGTGTTTACGATGCTATTGCACCCCATTTCAGTTCCACCCGGTTTTCTAAGTGGCCCAAAGTGGCCTCTTTTTTGTCATCCTTGCCTTCGGGATCTTTAGTGCTGGATGCAGGATGCGGAAATGGAAAGTACTTGGGATTGAATTCTGACTGCTTCTTCATAGGATGTGACATAAGCAGTCCCCTTATTAAAATCTGTGCTGATAAGGGGCATGAAGTTTCGGTTGCAGACGCTGTAAATCTTCCTTACAGAACTGGTTTTGGTGATGCAGCAATTTCTATCGCAGTATTACACCATCTTAGTACAGAGAATAGGAGAAAGAAAGCAATTGAAGAATTGATCCGAACTGTTAAAAAGGGTGGCCTAGTTTTAATAACAGTTTGGGCTGTAGAACAAGAGGATAGATCATTGCTTTCAAAGTGGACTCCACTCACCCAAAAGCATGTTGAAGAATGGATAGGACCTGGTAGTCCTCGCGTTCGTAGTAGCCCTTCATCCCCTAGACTGGAAAGCATCCCAGAAGCTGAGGAGAACAGTTTGGGAGAGCATGTAAAAGATTCCAAGGAAAGTTCAACTAAGAGATTGCCAGAAACAACCTCTGGATATGCTTCCGTTGCTTCCTGTGATGTGGAAAATGTCAATAATCAACAGGAATATTTTGTCCCTTGGCACCTACCATATCATCGTGCTGAAATCAGTGGTGCTTCTGCTTGTGCTCTTGCTAATGGCCTGGCAAGGAAAGATGATAAAAAGGGTGCTGTAGTGTACAACAGATATTACCATGTCTTCAGTGAAGGTGAACTTGAAAG TTTAGTATCGGGTATGGACAATGCAGTAATTGTAGATCGGTTTTTTGACAAATCCAACTGGTGTATCATTCTTGAGAAGACATTATGA
- the LOC107422678 gene encoding tRNA (carboxymethyluridine(34)-5-O)-methyltransferase isoform X2, translating into MLITYNNLRASYLCRKASCLPFVKILNICCSEIFSTMKEIKVKGVSSMSTLVSDEQSRIPQPESVDDGYPSLDVQFTPEIEKKYVHRVYDAIAPHFSSTRFSKWPKVASFLSSLPSGSLVLDAGCGNGKYLGLNSDCFFIGCDISSPLIKICADKGHEVSVADAVNLPYRTGFGDAAISIAVLHHLSTENRRKKAIEELIRTVKKGGLVLITVWAVEQEDRSLLSKWTPLTQKHVEEWIGPGSPRVRSSPSSPRLESIPEAEENSLGEHVKDSKESSTKRLPETTSGYASVASCDVENVNNQQEYFVPWHLPYHRAEISGASACALANGLARKDDKKGAVVYNRYYHVFSEV; encoded by the exons ATGCTGATAACTTACAATAATCTAAGAGCAAGTTATCTGTGTAGAAAGGCCTCTTGTCTACCctttgtcaaaattttgaacATCTGTTGTTCAGAAATCTTCAGCACCATGAAAGAAATCAAAGTAAAAGGTGTTTCTAGTATGTCTACACTTGTATCTGATGAACAATCTCGAATCCCTCAACCCGAATCCGTTGATGATGGTTATCCATCTCTTGATGTACAATTTACTCCTGAAATAGAGAAGAAGTATGTCCATCGTGTTTACGATGCTATTGCACCCCATTTCAGTTCCACCCGGTTTTCTAAGTGGCCCAAAGTGGCCTCTTTTTTGTCATCCTTGCCTTCGGGATCTTTAGTGCTGGATGCAGGATGCGGAAATGGAAAGTACTTGGGATTGAATTCTGACTGCTTCTTCATAGGATGTGACATAAGCAGTCCCCTTATTAAAATCTGTGCTGATAAGGGGCATGAAGTTTCGGTTGCAGACGCTGTAAATCTTCCTTACAGAACTGGTTTTGGTGATGCAGCAATTTCTATCGCAGTATTACACCATCTTAGTACAGAGAATAGGAGAAAGAAAGCAATTGAAGAATTGATCCGAACTGTTAAAAAGGGTGGCCTAGTTTTAATAACAGTTTGGGCTGTAGAACAAGAGGATAGATCATTGCTTTCAAAGTGGACTCCACTCACCCAAAAGCATGTTGAAGAATGGATAGGACCTGGTAGTCCTCGCGTTCGTAGTAGCCCTTCATCCCCTAGACTGGAAAGCATCCCAGAAGCTGAGGAGAACAGTTTGGGAGAGCATGTAAAAGATTCCAAGGAAAGTTCAACTAAGAGATTGCCAGAAACAACCTCTGGATATGCTTCCGTTGCTTCCTGTGATGTGGAAAATGTCAATAATCAACAGGAATATTTTGTCCCTTGGCACCTACCATATCATCGTGCTGAAATCAGTGGTGCTTCTGCTTGTGCTCTTGCTAATGGCCTGGCAAGGAAAGATGATAAAAAGGGTGCTGTAGTGTACAACAGATATTACCATGTCTTCAGTGAAG TTTAG
- the LOC107422702 gene encoding uncharacterized protein LOC107422702 — MENGESTKKDLSNPPTAEKLEGETLAVDKNEQGEPCKEMKSPDISTESPNLNDGNGKDGTVDKRDECSDLVSKAEGEKTEDGPGQDGLKNSIPLESKACEEMLGNDRKQDNLDQKIDKSKYLESKAEGENLDTDVGQEDSVGKMDEGGKLESGAQEKKSATDGGIDIPGGKTDANRDSALKAQNETNQATEEIHSEKKKQGSVFDGTEASKARNETNQTMEEIFNEEKEQEPVFDGTEEPGMEVSRSLSNHSIEHDSENPKVVEKAVALKNLVAEKGVVAVSSILRRLSGRKDDVGQDVSDNADKNVSDSTKDNETYEVSQKTAERSAWNPLSYISFSNVDAENKVEERGEAVEEPPKLLVLKGRIILYTRLGCQECKEARLLLHRKRLGYVEINIDVYPSRKQELEKIAASTAVPKVFFNEVLIGGLNELRGLDESGKLDEKIEYLINEAPSFEAPMPPLSGEDDVSNGGAIDELSLVVRKMKESIVIKDRFYKMRRFTNCFLGSAAVDFLSEDQYLEREEAIGFGRKLASKLFFQHVLHENLFEDGNHLYRFLDDDPLVSECQNIPKGITVVKPKPIIEIASRLRFLSYAIFEAYTSEDGRHVDYRSIHGSEEFARYLRTVEELQRVEVQDMPREEKLAFFINLYNMMAIHAILVWGHPAGALERRRLFGDFRYVIGGNTYSLSAIQNGVLRGNQRPPYNLMKPFGAKDQCSKVALPYPEPLIHFALVCGTRSGPALRCYSPGDIDKELMEAAHNFLSNGGVIIDFNAKVASVSKTLKWYSVDFGKTELEVLKHASNYLDPPVSEALLELLANTQLKVIYQPYDWGLNY; from the exons ATGGAGAACGGAGAATCAACCAAGAAAGATCTCTCAAATCCTCCAACTGCTGAGAAGTTGGAGGGAGAAACACTAGCTGTGGATAAAAATGAACAAGGAGAACCATGTAAAGAGATGAAATCTCCGGACATCAGTACTGAAAGCCCAAATTTAAATGATGGTAATGGAAAAGATGGCACAGTTGACAAGAGGGATGAGTGTAGTGATTTGGTGTCTAAAGCTGAGGGAGAGAAAACTGAAGATGGTCCTGGGCAAGATGGCTTGAAGAACAGCATCCCTCTGGAGTCTAAAGCTTGTGAAGAAATGTTAGGCAATGATAGGAAACAAGATAATTTGGACCAAAAGATAGATAAAAGCAAGTATTTGGAATCTAAAGCTGAAGGAGAAAATTTGGATACTGACGTCGGACAAGAAGATTCTGTTGGTAAGATGGATGAAGGAGGGAAATTGGAGTCCGGAGCTCAGGAAAAAAAATCAGCCACTGATGGTGGGATTGATATCCCTGGTGGAAAGACAGATGCAAATCGAGATTCAGCATTGAAAGCTCAAAATGAAACAAACCAAGCGACGGAGGAGATTCACAgtgagaagaagaagcaagGATCTGTCTTTGATGGAACAGAGGCATCTAAAGCTCGAAACGAAACAAACCAAACTATGGAGGAGATTTTTAATGAGGAGAAGGAGCAAGAGCCTGTCTTTGATGGAACAGAGGAGCCTGGGATGGAAGTTAGCAGAAGTTTATCGAATCATTCTATCGAACATGATTCAGAGAACCCAAAGGTAGTTGAGAAGGCAGTTGCATTAAAAAACCTTGTTGCAGAGAAGGGTGTTGTTGCAGTCTCAAGTATTCTACGTCGCCTTTCTGGAAGAAAGGATGATGTTGGACAGGATGTTTCTGACAATGCAGATAAGAATGTTTCAGATTCCACTAAAGATAATGAAACCTATGAAGTCTCCCAAAAAACAGCAGAGAGGTCTGCATGGAATCCCCTAAGCTATATTAGTTTTTCAAATGTTGATGCAGAAAACAAAGTTGAGGAGAGGGGGGAGGCTGTTGAAGAACCACCAAAACTATTAGTTCTGAAGGGAAGAATAATATTGTACACAAGGTTAGGATGCCAAGAATGCAAAGAGGCTAGGTTACTTTTGCACAGGAAGAGGCTTGGATATGTTGAGATTAATATCGATGTCTACCCCAGTAGAAAGCAAGAGCTGGAGAAGATTGCTGCATCTACAGCTGTTCCAAAGGTGTTTTTCAATGAAGTTCTTATTGGAGGCCTGAATGAGCTAAGGGGCTTGGATGAATCTGGGAAGCTTGATGAAAAAATTGAGTATCTGATCAATGAAGCGCCATCATTTGAAGCGCCTATGCCACCACTTTCTGGTGAAGATGATGTTTCCAATGGTGGAGCTATTGATGAACTATCTCTGGTTGTCCGGAAGATGAAGGAATCTATTGTTATTAAGGACCGATTTTATAAAATGCGGAGGTTCACCAACTGTTTTCTAGGTTCAGCAGCCGTGGATTTCTTATCTGAGGATCAGTATCTTGAAAGGGAAGag GCTATTGGATTTGGGAGGAAGCTTGCAAGCAAACTGTTCTTCCAACATGTTCTCCA TGAAAATTTATTTGAGGATGGTAACCACCTCTATCGGTTCTTAGATGATGATCCTTTAGTGTCTGAATGTCAAAATATTCCAAAGGGTATAACTGTTGTGAAGCCAAAGCCTATCATAGAAATTGCATCAAGGTTGAGATTTTTGTCATATGCAATCTTTGAGGCCTACACATCAGAAGATGGAAGGCATGTTGATTATAGAAGTATACATGGCAGCGAGGAATTTGCAAG GTATTTGAGAACAGTGGAGGAGCTCCAAAGGGTGGAAGTACAGGATATGCCAAGGGAAGAGAAACTTGctttttttataaatctatataatatgaTGGCCATCCATGCAATTTTGGTGTGGGGTCATCCAGCTGGTGCTTTAGAAAGAAGAAGGTTATTTGGAGACTTTAGGTATGTTATTGGTGGGAACACCTACTCACTTTCAGCTATACAAAATGGCGTATTACGGGGCAACCAAAGACCGCCATACAATCTCATGAAGCCATTTGGTGCAAAAGACCAATGTTCCAAG GTGGCTCTCCCTTACCCAGAGCCTCTTATTCACTTTGCTTTGGTATGTGGTACACGATCTGGACCTGCTCTTCGATGTTATTCTCCAGGAGATATTGATAAAGAGTTGATGGAAGCTGCCCATAATTTTCTGTCAAATGGGGGAGTTATTATTGATTTCAATGCCAAAGTAGCATCAGTCAGTAAGACTCTCAAATG GTATAGTGTCGACTTTGGTAAGACTGAGTTAGAGGTACTCAAGCACGCATCGAACTACTTGGACCCACCAGTCTCAGAAGCTTTATTGGAGTTGCTTGCCAACACTCAGTTGAAGGTTATATATCAGCCATATGACTGGGGTTTGAACTACTAA
- the LOC107422676 gene encoding pentatricopeptide repeat-containing protein At4g18520, chloroplastic-like — MLSPTFLSPGIGVNFSQPPSVFAIQTSKSTSQIKSSDSKNHKRQRNATNCRCFSCGNPYSIYDFQSIRNVPTSLENPDAEFSENESFIQSLRPYLIAFWLQSCRSPKDVRRIHSVVIKWLINPVTYVYNNLICAYLRFGKLSEARNVFDKMTVRNVVTWSALINGYLSLGFEDEALSLFADSIKNGVQANGKMFVCILNLCSRMLELELGRQIHACVVKGSWRNLIVSSAIAKFYADCGDLSSAFREFDQIPNWDVVCWTTMITACSQQGHGQKAFSLFSQMLSNGYSPNEFTVCGVLKACGEEKELKFGRQLHGSIVKKMYKNDVFIGTSLVDMYAKCGEILDARKVFNGMRNRNTVTWTSIIAGYAREGLGQEAINLFRVMKGRNIFANNLTIVSILRACGTIRDSLMGREVHAQIIKNSIETSLYLGSTLVWFYCRCGESSNATKVLEQMPLRDVVSWTAIISGCAHLGHESEALEFLKKMTDEGVEPNSFTYSSALKACAKLEAVLHGKLIHSSANKTLALSNVYVGSALINMYAKCGYVAEAIQVFDNMPERNLVSWKAMIVGYAKNGLCQEALRLMYRMQAEGFEVDDYILATVLTACGGVEWDVDSSSQFILQST; from the coding sequence ATGCTTTCACCGACTTTCTTGTCACCTGGAATCGGTGTCAATTTTTCTCAGCCACCTTCTGTTTTCGCCATTCAAACATCCAAATCAACAAGCCAGATAAAGAGCTCGGATTCAAAGAACCATAAACGACAGCGGAACGCTACGAATTGTCGTTGCTTTTCCTGTGGAAATCCATATTCTATATACGATTTCCAGAGTATAAGAAATGTACCCACCTCCCTAGAAAACCCAGATGCGGAATTCTCTGAAAATGAATCATTTATTCAAAGCCTCCGTCCCTATCTGATTGCGTTTTGGCTTCAGTCATGTCGTAGTCCAAAAGATGTCAGGAGAATACATTCGGTTGTCATAAAATGGTTGATAAACCCGGTTACTTATGTCTATAATAACTTGATATGTGCCTATTTGAGATTTGGGAAGCTAAGTGAAGCACGGAATGTGTTTGATAAAATGACGGTTAGAAATGTGGTTACTTGGAGTGCTCTTATTAATGGTTACTTGAGCCTTGGTTTTGAAGATGAAGCTTTGAGTTTGTTTGCTGATTCTATTAAAAATGGGGTCCAAGCAAATGGGAAGATGTTTGTGTGCATCTTGAATCTTTGTAGTAGGATGTTGGAGTTAGAGCTTGGGAGACAGATTCATGCTTGCGTTGTAAAAGGTAGCTGGAGGAACTTGATTGTTTCCAGTGCCATTGCAAAATTCTATGCGGACTGCGGGGATCTAAGCAGCGCTTTTCGTGAATTTGATCAAATACCGAATTGGGATGTCGTTTGTTGGACAACTATGATTACTGCTTGTTCCCAGCAGGGACATGGACAGAAagctttttctctcttctctcagATGTTAAGTAATGGATATTCCCCTAATGAGTTTACAGTTTGTGGTGTTCTGAAGGCGTGTGGGGAAGAAAAGGAACTAAAATTTGGGAGACAATTACATGGTTCCATAGTTAAGAAGATGTACAAAAATGATGTTTTTATAGGCACTTCTCTAGTGGATATGTATGCAAAATGTGGGGAGATTTTAGACGCCAGAAAAGTGTTTAATGGAATGAGGAATAGAAACACAGTTACATGGACATCTATTATAGCAGGATATGCTCGGGAGGGGCTTGGCCAGGAGGCTATAAACCTCTTCCGAGTGATGAAGGGTCGGAATATATTTGCTAACAACTTGACCATCGTGAGCATCCTTAGAGCTTGTGGCACAATCAGAGATTCACTTATGGGGAGGGAAGTACATGCACAAATAATCAAAAACTCTATTGAAACCAGTTTATACCTGGGAAGTACACTAGTGTGGTTCTACTGTAGATGTGGGGAGTCCTCTAATGCCACCAAGGTCCTCGAACAAATGCCTCTCAGAGATGTTGTCTCATGGACAGCCATCATTTCGGGTTGTGCTCATCTTGGACATGAGTCTGAGGCTCTCGAGTTCTTAAAAAAGATGACAGATGAGGGTGTGGAGCCAAATTCTTTTACTTATTCATCAGCCCTGAAAGCATGTGCTAAGCTGGAAGCTGTTCTGCATGGGAAATTGATTCACTCATCTGCAAATAAGACCTTAGCGCTGTCTAATGTCTATGTGGGAAGCGCTTTGATTAATATGTATGCAAAATGCGGATATGTAGCAGAGGCAATTCAGGTTTTCGACAACATGCCAGAACGGAATTTGGTTTCTTGGAAGGCTATGATAGTGGGTTATGCAAAAAATGGGCTCTGCCAAGAGGCTTTGAGGCTCATGTATCGGATGCAAGCAGAAGGATTCGAGGTGGATGATTACATCCTTGCAACGGTTCTCACTGCTTGTGGAGGTGTTGAATGGGATGTGGACTCTTCATCTCAGTTTATCTTGCAGTCCACTTGA